The Halotia branconii CENA392 region TGGTCTAAATCAGCACTTTCATCAATGATGATGGCATTCTTTCCTCCCATTTCCGCAATTACACGCTTCATGTGCTTTTGTCCAGGCTTGAGAGTTGCCGCCTCTGCATAAATTCGACAGCCAACTTCCTGAGAACCAGTAAAAGCAATTACATGAGTATCAACATGATTTACCAAATAAGCGCCGACTTGTGAACCTTTCCCTGGCACGTATTGAAAGACACCTTGGGGTATACCAGCCTCAACCAAAATTTCTGTGAATTTGGCAGTAATTACAGAAGATGTTTCCGCAGGTTTGAGCAAAGTACAATTCCCCGTAACCAAAGCTGCAACAGTCATTCCGCAAGCGATTGCTAAGGGGAAATTCCAAGGAGAAATCACCACAGCAATTCCTCGCGGTTGGTAAATATAACGATTCGTCTCTCCAGCCACGTCATAAATCACACCTTGATCTAGACGTTCCATCTCATCAGCATAATAAAGACAGAAATCTATCGCCTCAGAAACCTCTGCATCTGCCTCCTTAACTGGCTTACCAACCTCCAAAACAATCCAAGCAGCAAGTTCAGCGCGGCGTTGTTCCATCAAATCAGCAGCCTTACGCAAAATATCAGCACGTTGCTTCGCTGGTGTTTTCCTCCAACCAGGAAACGCCGCCTTCGCCGCTTGCATCGCCTGTTCTGCCTGTTCCACACTAATCAGCCCAACCTTCCCAATCACCTCACTAAAATTAGAAGGATTCAGAGAATCAATCACCTCCGAAGTACTAACATACTCACCATTAATCAACGGTAGATAACTTCTTCCCAACTGCTGACGAACAACTTCAAAAGCTTCAGCAGACATCCTTCTTTCTTCCTCTTTTGCATAATCACTATCTGCCACACCCGGAAAACTTGTCTTTTCTTCTTTGCGCCTTTGCGCCTTTGCGTGAGATAAATCCACCCCCGGCGCTGCTAAAAGTTCCTCAATTGGTCGATTCTCCAAATTTTGCCGTAAAAAAGAACTATTAGCCGTATTTTCCAACAAACGCCGAATTAGATAAGCCATTCCCGGCAACAACTCCCCATAAGGACAATAAACCCTAACCCTGTAACCCTTATCAACCAAAGCCTTAGCTAACTTATCACCCATCCCATAGAGGACTTGCATTTCAAACCGCCGCCGAGGTACATTTAAACTTTCAGCTAAAGCTATAGCCCTAGCTTGCGATCGCACATTATGACTACCAATGGCAGCGTAGACATATTGATGATTTTCTAGCAATAACTGAGTTATGGTTTCAAAATTAGCATCCGTTGCCGCCTTATCATTGTAGACAGGCTGTGGCCAATGCTTTTGTTCTGCCTTGATAGTTTCTTGATCCCAATATGCCCCTTTTACCAAACGAATTGTCAAAGGATAACCGCGCTGTTTTAACCAATTAATTAAATCTTGGGCATCTTCCTCACTATCACGCAGATAAGCTTGGATTGTCATGCCAATATCTGTCCGTTGCCGAAACTCTGCTTCCAGCAACAATTTTTTGAGAATATTTAAAGTTAAATCTTTATACGCATACTGTTCCATATCAAAATGCACAGCTGCGCCTAACTCTTTAGCACGACGTAATAAAATACGAATGCGATCGCTAACTCGCTCTTCACTACCTTTCGCATCTAATGGGTCAAATTGCGAATAAAATGCCGTTAACTTCACAGAAACTTGGACTTTGGGGATAGATTCACCATCAGCCTCATCAATGGCAGGAATTGTTGACCAACTTTTTGACGCTGCTACTAATTGTTGCATCAATTCTAGATAACGTTCTAGATAAGACTGCGCTTCTGCTTCAGTAATGACAGCCTCACCTAATAAATCAATGGTGAAAGCCATTTTTTCTTTTCGCAGCCGTTCAACTGTCTTAATGACTTGTTTAATATTTTCCCCAGAAATATATTTGTGGGCTAGGGTTTCTACTGCTGTGCCGACAGTTGTAGCCGCAACCTGCCCCGGCATAGACTCAGGGTTAGCAAAGTTAAGCATTCCCTTGAGGGCGGCTGGTAATTCTACAGATTCATCTCCTAAATATTCTTGTAAATGTGCAGCAACTTCCGGTTTACTATGTAACGCTGGCAGTGTATCTATAAAGCGAAATAACTGCACCCGCAAACTTGGATTACTCATTGCCCAAGCTAGTAATTTATCATCCCAGCGCATTTGATCGCGGAGGGAAGCCAAAAAAGAGCGATTTTCTTGAGTTGCTGTGAGTAATTGTTTAGCAATTTCTTGAGTTTTAGGTTCGTAGGTGCTGGTTTTTACTTGTAATACCACTGATAATAATCTCCTGTTAAGGGGCTAGGGACTAGGGGCTAGGGGCTAGTGGCTAAAGTGATATATTCCATCTATATAAAACCTTTTCCCAAGTCTGTGTCTTCTATTTTGACGTTTTCATCTTGCTGTCACCATAAGTAGAACGTAAATTAGTAAAATTAAGCGACAAAGATGAAGCCGCAATTTACTAAATTCAGATTAAATGAAACATCAGTTTACTATTGACATTTTTGTATTACGTATGTTACAAAACCTAATTAGATAATAAAAAGTGTCGTTGTGTAAATTTTGCTGTAAAAATTATCTAGCAACTAGCATAGTCCTTATCTACTAACTTTATATCTATAGCAGTTTTAAATCATTTGTGAAAATTATCTATTTCTTTCTTCTTTCTTTACTTTGCGTCCTTGGCGTTCTTCTCTCTCTAACGAGACGCTACGCGATGGCGGTAGCCTACGGCAAGCCGCTTTGCGTCTACATTTCCTTATCTATATTTTTCACAACTCATTTTCGGATTACTATAGTAAATTGAAATATGACCAGTGAATTTATCTATAAAGCTATGTAATAATTAAACAACTCAGTTGTGATATCAATCAACTACTGCTGTATAAATAAAAAACATGGAATTTGATTATTTTAGAAGTAACGAAAATAATGCTGCAAATAACAAAAGTCAAAGTTTAATTTCTAGCGGTTGGCGACCATTTCGGCGAGATTTAGACTGGGAGTTTTTATGGCAATTGTGGTGTAATGACACACATGAATTTACTCAAAAATCGTTTAATTTAGCTAGTAATTTTGCTGAAGTATTAGGACGCAATAATTATACTTGGTGGGCTAATTTATTAAGTGTAGTATCTGATAACACCCGCTACGAATTTGAAAAATTTTGGAACTACATTACACCTGACCCCCAATCACCAGACCATCGCTACAAGGATGTTTTAAGTACAGAAACGCCTATTGTTCAATTTGTCAGTCGTAGTAGTATTCCTATTGATTATGTCCTAAATCGATTGCAAGAAATTACTGTACTACGAGTTCTGCACTTATTAGAACGTCCAGATATTATTACCCAATATTACTTAGAAAGAGATTTTTATCTGCCTGTAGAAAAGTTTATCAATTGGGAACGTTTAGAAGTTATTAATACCGTTTATGCGTATTGGTCAAAGTATGATATTTGGCTACAAATTGACTCTTATGATCGCGGTCGGCGACAATATACATTAATGTCCAAAAATATATCGCCATTAATTAACAAAGCGACTTACGATTTAGCAGTCATGCTGAGTGGATATCAAAGTCGTGTAGGTAAAGTTTATAGTCAATTTCCTATTCGGACTTTTCCAGCAGATATTCAAGAATTTACTGACATATTACAACAGGCAGTGCTAAATCAAAACCAGTTAGCGGTTGTAGTACACGGAAAACCGGGTACAGGTAAAACAGCATGGACACAAGCAGTAGCAAAAGAAATTCTTGTACCTTTAGGGTATGTCATTTTTATTTTAGACCATGATGCGATCGCTAACTTTGTCCCACCAACTTACTTAGAGCGTATTTGTATTATCATCAACGAAGCCGATAACCTAGCCCAAAATCGGGCTTTTGAAGTAGCACAATACAACAATAAAACAGAACATATTTTAAGTTTACTAGATGGAACTTTATACCAAAGTGTAATAGATGACTCTGGGATTCAAATCAAGCAGCGGTTAGTTGTCTTAATGACTTGTAATACTACCGAAAGATTAGACCCAGCTATGTTACGGAAAGGAAGGGTAGATTTGATGTGTGAATTTACGCAACTATTTGTATAAAAAAACATTATTTAACTCATCTTCTCTGCGTCTCTGTCTTGAAAAGTTTGTTACGGAGGAGCAAGTGGCGTGGTTTCCCCCATGAGCAACTGGCGTTGGAAACCCTCCGACGCTCGCAGACTCGCTACCGTTACGCTATGACAACTTTTCGCTGCGCCTCTGCGTGTGATAAATTCACCGTAATCACAAACTAAACTCCGCTGCATCATCCTCATCCACAACAGTAGGCTTAAATTGAGAGTCATGAATTAACTCATTAAAACTCATTTTCGGATTTTGATGAAGGATATTCAACACACTAATAAAATCCCGGACAATTTCCCCTGGCGTAAGTAACGCTTCCGCCCCCAAGCGACTGACAATTTCTTGAACAAATGCTTGTAACTCACGATTTGTCAAAGTCTTTTCATACCCAAAATTCAGCGTATGAATCTCAGATATGCGTTGCAAAAGCGTGAGGATTTCTTCCTCACTTAAAGGATTTAGCCGAATCACAGGCCCTAAATATTCTTGCACATCGGTCTGTGTAGCGAAACGGCTTTCTTTAGTGCGTCTTCGCCAAGCTTGGTCTGCGAAAAGTCCTCGGTTTGGGTCTTCTAAAAACTTTGTTGTCCCACCAATGAAAATCCCTAGATGTTCGGCTTTACATTGCATGGTGTCATTAAACATTGCTAAAAGTCGGTTATAGTTCTTTTCACGAGTGACTGTAGCGGGTATTTGATATAAATTTACGGCCTCATCAACTAAAATTAACAGTCCTTTATAACCAATTTCAGCGACAAATTTAGCTAATAGCTTAATATAATCGTACCAACTTTGATCATCAATAATAACGCGCACACCTAAAGCTGTTTTCGCCTCGGTTTTGGTGTTGAACTCTCCACGCAACCAACGCATTGAGGCATTTTTCAATTCATCATCGTCTAATCGGTAGCCACGCCAGTAAGCAATAATAACATTACCAAAATCAAATCCGTGAACTAAATCTTCAATATACTGAACTACTTCTCTAATTTTCGCTTCAACTTGGTCATCAAAACCATCATCATTGGGACGCAAACTAGTTTCTTGGACTACTGTTTGTTGAATTTTATTAATCCATCCTTCCAAAATTGAAACTAAAGCACCACCATCAGGACGAGTTTTTGTAGCCAAGTGGCTCATTAATTCTCTATATGTTGCTAGACCTTCATTATTACTTCCTGCTAATCGGCGTTCTGAAGATAAATCAGCATCAGCAACGACAAAACCTTGCTCTATAGCCCGGTTACGAATTAATTGGAGAATAAAGCTTTTTCCCGAACCATAGTTACCAATTATAAAACGAAACGCGGCGACACCTTCTGCAATATCATCAAGATTTTGTGACAAGCTTTTAAGTTCTTTTTCTCGACCAACTGCTATATGTTCAACTCCCATTCTAGGAACTACTCCTGCACCAAGGGAATTGATTAAAGCAGTAGAAATTTTTTTTGATATTTTGAGCTTTGCCATGTAGTTCACTTTACTGGATTTTCAATGCAGAGGCATGTACATATAGTAATCAGGTTTGATTCGGTGAATTTATTTGTGTAGATAGGGAACAGTTAAGAAGGGATAGATACGTACTGAATCGTGTTCAAAAACCAAATAGGAGTCCTATGAATTATCAATAATCTGACAACATTCCAAAAGTTTTTAATTTGGTGAAGCATGTCTAGTCATGATAACTTCATACATAGAAAGCAATTTTCTGACGTTGACTATATGCTCTTGATAAACTTCTGGGATATCTACACTTGGCTCAATGATTAATTCTCCAATCGTATCGTTTGCACATTCATTAATCGAGTCGATTAACAGATTTGGCATTGTAATATGGTCTTCGGCAATTTTTTTAATTGCCATACTAGGATTATCTTGTTCTACTATAGCTTTTAGTACCTGAATTTCATGACTAGGCAACTTTTCGAGGAAATTAGTCCACTCTTCAGGTAAGCTTTCAACTACTTCTGAAAAAGGCAACAAATCATTTTTTTCTGGTTGGATATTTCCTGGCAACAAATCTTGATTGAGTATTTCTGTCTGTTGAAGTAATTCCCAAACTTGACTTTGTAATAAATCGCGTTCTTCTTGTAGTAATGAAACTTCGCTTTTTAGCTGTTGTAGTTCGGTTTGTTGTTCTCCTCTTTGCTTTTTTAAAGAATCAAGGCTAGCTGCTATATCGTCTTTTTGTATGGCTGTATCTACAAGCAATTTGCTTTGCTGATTAACTTCTGTTTCTAAGTCTTGAAGGGCAATCCGTAGTTCGTAAAGTTTTTCTTCTAATTGGGGTTTTAGTCTCCCCAATAAAGTTAAGTTACTCTCTATTTCTTGTTTTTCTTGCTGGAGTTCGCTAATTTGACTTTGCATCTGATTGATTTCAGAACGATGGGCGTTACAGTGCAATTCTAGACGGCGTTTTTCTGCTGTGAGAGTTGTCAAGGAATGATTCAGTTCTACTTGATTATTTTCAAGGATATAAAGTTCAGTTTTTAACTTATTAGATTCATCTTCTAATTGCTTTTTTTGCCCAGCAAAACTGCCTAATTCTCTGTGTAGGCTATTTCTTTGATTGCGGCATTCTAAGATTTGATTTTGGAGTTGTTGCGACTCTTTATATAATAAATCTCGATGCGTTTCTATTTGGTTGATTTCTCTGACAATCCGGGACTTCAATCCCTCCATGTCTTTAATTCGCTTGTGCAGTGAACTTAAAACTAGCATTTCATGATTTCTACGTCGCTGGTCTACAAACAAAGCTGCTGTATAAGTAGCAAGGACAGTAATTATAGCTGTAATCAGAGATTGCTTAAAATTCCAGTTAGGAACAAGACTCAAACCAAAACTCACACTAAAGGCAATTATACCTAAAATCAATCGATTACTTACCATTAATGATTGCATGTTGCTGGTTTTTAGCGTAGTTAAGTTATTAGAAGCAGTAGGTATTAAAGACATTATCCTTCACTTGATAGTGCGGATTTTTCCAGTTGTAAGTGTTTGTGTATAACATTGTTATAGAAGTAATAAAAAAGAGAAGTCAATAGCAAATAAATTTGATAATTACGTAGCAGATGTATTGTTATTTTTAGCAAAAAACACTAACTCGGCTTTTAAAAAATCGATAAATTGACGGGCTGTGCGTCCAGAACGTCCGTTGTGGCGAGTTGCCCACTGTAATGCTTGATATTCTAAATCTTCCTGGCTAAGATTAATTTCGGACTGGGTGGCTAGATGCTTAACTATTTGTAAATAGGTTTTTTGATTTGCGGCCTCAAAGGTTAAGGTTAACCCAAAGCGATCGCTAAACGAAAGTTTCTCCTGCATAGTGTCCCAGGCATGAATTTCTGTATTATCTTTGGGTGTAGGTCTATCTGCAAAAAACTCCCGAATCAAGTGACGGCGGTTAGAAGTGGCATAAACTACTACATTTTGTGGTCGTGCAGTCAAATTACCTTCTAAAACTACTTTCAATGCTTTAAAAGCATCGTCATCTTCCTCAAAAGACAAATCATCCACAAAAATAATAAATTTTTGGGGTACGCCCCGCAAATGTTCCACAATTTTTGGTAAATCTTGCAAGTCCGATTTGGCTACTTCTAGCAAACGTAGGTTGTAGTTACCATACTCATTCAACAAGGCTTTTACCAAAGAAGATTTTCCTGACCCCCGACTACCGTAAAGTAATACATGTAGTGCTGTCTCTCCTGATAATAGAAACTCTGTATTTTTTAACAAAGCATCTCGCTGAGATTCATAACCTACAAGTGCATTCAGCTTTACTGGGTCAGGATAGCGAATACCAACAAACTGCCCAGTTTGCCAGCGCAAAGCCTGATATTCAGCAAATAAACCAGTACCAAATTGCCGATAATAAACCGCTAACTCTTCAACAGCGTCAGCCCAATTTTCTAGCTGTTGCCAAGACGCAATATAAGTCATCTCTGGATGCTGCTTTATCAATCCCGTCTCTATTCCCACCCCATTCTGCTCCTGATACCATACAACAGGAGAAACAGGCAAATGAGCTACAGCTTGTACCCACTCACTTAAAACAGCGCTGCTACATTCGTAAAGGCTCTGCAACGCCTGTAAATCATGTTGAACTGCTGCGATTAAAGCCCGTGGTAAATCCTCAAATTCTTGTTGTTGAGCAAGCCTACTAAAAGGATTTTCGCAAATCAGAATTTGAGTAATTAGGTAATCCTCCCAATTTTGATTTTTAGCAGCCAAGACATGAAAGTAATTACCATAAGCTTGGAGGCAGCCCCTAGCGTCGGCATCAGTGTAACGTATAGCTTGCAACAGGTCAAGAAACGCGATCGCCACTTCGCTTTGAAGGACAGATTGGTACAGTAAAAGTGAGGCTGCTTGGCGCTGGAGGAATTGAACTTGAGCAGAGTATGAAGTACTTGCTATTGGCATTACTTAACTATCCATTAGTGAAAAAGTAGGGGAAGACAAGAGGCAGGGGAGCAGATGAGCCAGCCCGCAGAAAGTTGTTCCAACAAAGAGGAGCCAGCGCGGTCATGGGGGTTTCCCCCAGGAGCGACTGGCGTTGGACTGGCGAACCCGAAGGGGAGCAGGGGAAAGAGTGTTAAGCACAAGCGAATAAATGCGAAGTAGTTTCAAACTCCCCCTTGCACCCCGCACCCTGCCCCAATTCCTCTTAATTGCCCCATGCCTCTTATCAAAATCTACATAGGTTTTAACAATGAATTTAAGTATAGTTGCTGCTCTTGCCTACGGCATTTTAGCGTTGATTGGTGGTATTATTGGTTACATTCAAGCTCATAGTCAAGTCTCGCTACTCAGTGGTACGATTAGCGGCTTATTACTAATTTTTGCTGCTTACTTTCAATTCCAAGGACAAAACTGGGCTTTGATTTTAGCAGTTGGCGTTACTGTTGTTTTAGTAGCTTTCTTTGCATTTAGGTTGGCTAAAACCCGTAAGTTTATGCCTGCGGGATTAATGATTATTTTGGGTACACTGGCGCTGGCTGTAATGGTAAATCAACTTGTTAGCTTTCAGTAAAAATTACCTTCTTGCTCTTGTGATCATTTTATATAGTACATGTATATTACCGAATAGTGAATTGGGCGACACAGGAGCAGGGGAGCAGCACTTCGACTTCGCTCAGTGGGCAGGGAGCAGGGGAGCAGGGAGCAGCACTTCGACTTCGCTCAGTGGGCAGGGAGCAGGGGAGCAGAGGAGCAGGAGAAGCAGGGGAAGAAAATAACCAATGCCCCATGCCCTATGCCCAATATCAATATTTGTCAAAAATAAATTAATTATTACCTGCCTAAAATCTCCGGTTTTTTT contains the following coding sequences:
- a CDS encoding ATP-binding protein, translated to MPIASTSYSAQVQFLQRQAASLLLYQSVLQSEVAIAFLDLLQAIRYTDADARGCLQAYGNYFHVLAAKNQNWEDYLITQILICENPFSRLAQQQEFEDLPRALIAAVQHDLQALQSLYECSSAVLSEWVQAVAHLPVSPVVWYQEQNGVGIETGLIKQHPEMTYIASWQQLENWADAVEELAVYYRQFGTGLFAEYQALRWQTGQFVGIRYPDPVKLNALVGYESQRDALLKNTEFLLSGETALHVLLYGSRGSGKSSLVKALLNEYGNYNLRLLEVAKSDLQDLPKIVEHLRGVPQKFIIFVDDLSFEEDDDAFKALKVVLEGNLTARPQNVVVYATSNRRHLIREFFADRPTPKDNTEIHAWDTMQEKLSFSDRFGLTLTFEAANQKTYLQIVKHLATQSEINLSQEDLEYQALQWATRHNGRSGRTARQFIDFLKAELVFFAKNNNTSAT
- a CDS encoding tellurite resistance TerB C-terminal domain-containing protein, which codes for MSLIPTASNNLTTLKTSNMQSLMVSNRLILGIIAFSVSFGLSLVPNWNFKQSLITAIITVLATYTAALFVDQRRRNHEMLVLSSLHKRIKDMEGLKSRIVREINQIETHRDLLYKESQQLQNQILECRNQRNSLHRELGSFAGQKKQLEDESNKLKTELYILENNQVELNHSLTTLTAEKRRLELHCNAHRSEINQMQSQISELQQEKQEIESNLTLLGRLKPQLEEKLYELRIALQDLETEVNQQSKLLVDTAIQKDDIAASLDSLKKQRGEQQTELQQLKSEVSLLQEERDLLQSQVWELLQQTEILNQDLLPGNIQPEKNDLLPFSEVVESLPEEWTNFLEKLPSHEIQVLKAIVEQDNPSMAIKKIAEDHITMPNLLIDSINECANDTIGELIIEPSVDIPEVYQEHIVNVRKLLSMYEVIMTRHASPN
- the pruA gene encoding L-glutamate gamma-semialdehyde dehydrogenase, which encodes MVLQVKTSTYEPKTQEIAKQLLTATQENRSFLASLRDQMRWDDKLLAWAMSNPSLRVQLFRFIDTLPALHSKPEVAAHLQEYLGDESVELPAALKGMLNFANPESMPGQVAATTVGTAVETLAHKYISGENIKQVIKTVERLRKEKMAFTIDLLGEAVITEAEAQSYLERYLELMQQLVAASKSWSTIPAIDEADGESIPKVQVSVKLTAFYSQFDPLDAKGSEERVSDRIRILLRRAKELGAAVHFDMEQYAYKDLTLNILKKLLLEAEFRQRTDIGMTIQAYLRDSEEDAQDLINWLKQRGYPLTIRLVKGAYWDQETIKAEQKHWPQPVYNDKAATDANFETITQLLLENHQYVYAAIGSHNVRSQARAIALAESLNVPRRRFEMQVLYGMGDKLAKALVDKGYRVRVYCPYGELLPGMAYLIRRLLENTANSSFLRQNLENRPIEELLAAPGVDLSHAKAQRRKEEKTSFPGVADSDYAKEEERRMSAEAFEVVRQQLGRSYLPLINGEYVSTSEVIDSLNPSNFSEVIGKVGLISVEQAEQAMQAAKAAFPGWRKTPAKQRADILRKAADLMEQRRAELAAWIVLEVGKPVKEADAEVSEAIDFCLYYADEMERLDQGVIYDVAGETNRYIYQPRGIAVVISPWNFPLAIACGMTVAALVTGNCTLLKPAETSSVITAKFTEILVEAGIPQGVFQYVPGKGSQVGAYLVNHVDTHVIAFTGSQEVGCRIYAEAATLKPGQKHMKRVIAEMGGKNAIIIDESADLDQGVVGVVQSAFGYSGQKCSAASRVIVVQPIYDAFVQRLVEATKSLNIGETELPSTQVGPVIDAHARDRICEYIEKGKAEAQVALELPAPEQGYFVGPVIFSEVPPDGIIAQQEIFGPVLAVIRVKDFAEALAVANGTNYALTGGLYSRTPSHIQQAQTDFEVGNLYINRNITGAIVARQPFGGFKLSGVGSKAGGPDYLLQFLEPRTVTENIQRQGFAPIEGAD
- a CDS encoding TMEM14 family protein translates to MNLSIVAALAYGILALIGGIIGYIQAHSQVSLLSGTISGLLLIFAAYFQFQGQNWALILAVGVTVVLVAFFAFRLAKTRKFMPAGLMIILGTLALAVMVNQLVSFQ
- a CDS encoding AAA family ATPase, producing MEFDYFRSNENNAANNKSQSLISSGWRPFRRDLDWEFLWQLWCNDTHEFTQKSFNLASNFAEVLGRNNYTWWANLLSVVSDNTRYEFEKFWNYITPDPQSPDHRYKDVLSTETPIVQFVSRSSIPIDYVLNRLQEITVLRVLHLLERPDIITQYYLERDFYLPVEKFINWERLEVINTVYAYWSKYDIWLQIDSYDRGRRQYTLMSKNISPLINKATYDLAVMLSGYQSRVGKVYSQFPIRTFPADIQEFTDILQQAVLNQNQLAVVVHGKPGTGKTAWTQAVAKEILVPLGYVIFILDHDAIANFVPPTYLERICIIINEADNLAQNRAFEVAQYNNKTEHILSLLDGTLYQSVIDDSGIQIKQRLVVLMTCNTTERLDPAMLRKGRVDLMCEFTQLFV
- a CDS encoding ATP-binding protein; amino-acid sequence: MAKLKISKKISTALINSLGAGVVPRMGVEHIAVGREKELKSLSQNLDDIAEGVAAFRFIIGNYGSGKSFILQLIRNRAIEQGFVVADADLSSERRLAGSNNEGLATYRELMSHLATKTRPDGGALVSILEGWINKIQQTVVQETSLRPNDDGFDDQVEAKIREVVQYIEDLVHGFDFGNVIIAYWRGYRLDDDELKNASMRWLRGEFNTKTEAKTALGVRVIIDDQSWYDYIKLLAKFVAEIGYKGLLILVDEAVNLYQIPATVTREKNYNRLLAMFNDTMQCKAEHLGIFIGGTTKFLEDPNRGLFADQAWRRRTKESRFATQTDVQEYLGPVIRLNPLSEEEILTLLQRISEIHTLNFGYEKTLTNRELQAFVQEIVSRLGAEALLTPGEIVRDFISVLNILHQNPKMSFNELIHDSQFKPTVVDEDDAAEFSL